A single Candidatus Thalassolituus haligoni DNA region contains:
- a CDS encoding LysR family transcriptional regulator: protein MDFVIPNLRHLRVFLEVAEQKSISKAAPRVFLSQPAITQALARLEDMLQTELFERRAEGMYPTASGDVWYNRVERCISCLLQGTREALRSGSSRTQSAQQMVSLLTTTQLKALVAVTEAENFSIASRAVGVSQSSLHRAARELEHLLQVPLFEKTSTGISATKAAQALARATKLAFSELYQGYSEVSALQFREVGKIVLGSMPLARTSILPEAIIRFSERHPDIDIQVVDAPYDDLLHHLRHGDLDFLIGALRFPPPVDDVLQEELLSPPLAIICRPAHPLLITASGDLALPTLNDLPRYPWVVPREGTPTRKAFEALFEQHDIKPPQRLVETSSQILIRELLRGSDRLTLISTHQIEHELNTGLLSVLPVTLEHTRRAIGITLRQNWQATPSQMQFLDILREQAAACRDL, encoded by the coding sequence ATGGATTTTGTCATACCCAACCTGCGACACCTGCGCGTCTTTCTTGAGGTTGCCGAACAAAAAAGCATAAGCAAGGCCGCTCCGAGGGTTTTTTTGTCACAGCCTGCGATCACCCAGGCACTGGCGCGACTGGAAGACATGTTACAAACCGAGCTATTCGAACGCCGTGCCGAAGGCATGTACCCCACAGCCTCGGGAGACGTCTGGTATAACCGTGTCGAACGCTGTATTTCCTGCCTGTTACAAGGCACCAGGGAAGCCTTGCGCTCCGGCAGCAGTCGCACCCAGTCGGCACAACAGATGGTCTCACTGCTGACCACGACCCAACTCAAGGCACTGGTGGCCGTTACCGAAGCAGAAAATTTCAGCATCGCCAGCCGTGCGGTCGGTGTCTCCCAGTCCTCCCTGCATCGGGCCGCCCGCGAGCTGGAGCACCTGTTACAAGTGCCGCTGTTCGAGAAGACCAGCACCGGCATCAGTGCCACCAAAGCCGCTCAGGCACTGGCTCGTGCGACCAAGCTGGCCTTTTCGGAGTTGTATCAGGGCTACTCTGAAGTCAGCGCCTTGCAATTTCGTGAAGTGGGCAAAATCGTACTGGGCAGCATGCCGCTGGCGCGCACCTCAATCCTGCCGGAGGCCATTATTCGGTTTAGTGAAAGGCACCCGGATATCGATATCCAGGTCGTCGATGCGCCCTACGACGATCTGCTGCACCACCTGCGCCACGGCGATCTCGATTTTCTCATTGGTGCCCTGCGCTTCCCGCCACCAGTCGACGACGTGCTGCAGGAAGAGCTGCTGTCCCCGCCGCTGGCGATTATTTGCCGCCCAGCACACCCACTACTCATCACCGCCAGCGGTGATCTCGCGCTGCCGACCCTGAACGATCTGCCCCGCTACCCCTGGGTTGTGCCGCGCGAAGGCACTCCAACCCGCAAGGCATTTGAGGCACTGTTTGAACAACATGACATCAAGCCGCCACAACGACTGGTCGAAACCAGTTCTCAAATCCTGATTAGGGAACTGTTACGCGGCAGCGACCGCCTGACCCTGATTTCAACTCATCAGATAGAACATGAACTGAATACCGGGCTGTTATCCGTATTACCCGTCACCCTTGAACATACCCGTCGCGCTATCGGCATCACCTTACGCCAGAACTGGCAGGCAACCCCCAGCCAGATGCAGTTTCTGGATATATTGCGCGAGCAGGCCGCCGCCTGCCGTGATCTGTGA
- a CDS encoding magnesium transporter CorA family protein — MIRTLMINGNGQASIGGEELVHDWRNDASSRLWLDLTSEGLEQHQAERQILLGLGCHALAIEDAQRDRHPPKLEVFDDHVFILYRGIARFDSQLHHKSQSISFFISERLLISYHPLPAESINRLMAGHGGIHLQRCPAQLALRIMHTSAGMYLEHVLAFEDQLSDLEDALHDQGTDALMRQLMGYRSRLVKLRRIFNYHQSITDELKSSDLALFEQPDLGLDHTLNDLHDRFERLASLVSMFYDICGDLIDGYLAVTSHQLNNTMRVLTVITAIFIPLGFLAGLYGMNFEYIPELKLHNGYFILLGAMATLAVGLLAWFRKLRWL; from the coding sequence ATGATTCGTACCCTGATGATTAACGGCAATGGCCAGGCGTCCATTGGTGGAGAGGAGTTGGTGCATGACTGGCGTAACGACGCCAGCAGTCGGCTCTGGCTCGATTTGACGTCGGAAGGACTCGAACAGCATCAGGCAGAACGGCAGATATTGTTGGGACTGGGTTGCCATGCGCTGGCCATCGAAGATGCCCAGCGTGATCGCCACCCGCCCAAGCTAGAAGTATTCGACGACCACGTGTTTATCCTGTATCGCGGTATCGCCCGGTTTGATAGCCAGTTACACCATAAATCCCAGTCGATTTCATTTTTTATCAGTGAGCGTTTGCTGATCAGCTATCACCCGTTACCGGCGGAAAGTATCAATCGTTTGATGGCAGGACATGGCGGTATTCATTTACAGCGCTGCCCGGCCCAGTTGGCGTTACGCATTATGCATACCTCGGCCGGTATGTATCTGGAACATGTACTGGCGTTTGAAGACCAGCTGAGTGACCTTGAAGATGCCTTGCACGACCAGGGAACCGATGCCCTGATGCGCCAGTTAATGGGCTATCGGTCACGACTGGTAAAGCTGCGGCGCATTTTTAATTATCACCAGAGTATTACCGATGAGCTGAAATCCAGTGATCTGGCGCTGTTTGAACAGCCGGATCTCGGGCTGGATCACACTTTGAATGATCTGCACGACCGCTTTGAACGTCTTGCCAGTCTGGTGTCGATGTTCTACGACATTTGCGGCGATCTGATTGACGGTTATCTGGCCGTTACCTCGCACCAGCTCAACAACACCATGCGAGTACTGACCGTGATTACCGCGATTTTTATCCCGTTGGGTTTTCTGGCCGGGCTGTACGGTATGAACTTCGAATACATTCCCGAACTGAAACTCCACAACGGCTACTTTATCTTGCTGGGGGCCATGGCTACATTAGCCGTTGGGTTGCTGGCCTGGTTCCGCAAGCTGCGCTGGTTATAA
- a CDS encoding helix-turn-helix domain-containing protein, whose translation MNSAQSSRATDGNAKSPSGTYQRISRYTLYSEAPSASDPEFVHIEDIPSRARLFDWAINIHTHPNMFQLVFVHTGSVRIFIDGQEENHSAPVIISVPAGVVHGFEFEREATEGCVITVSRLLIQDDQFARQFPFEQELLQTARIINLTHHPKDLAFIDQTALQLTDEYQGNAIGKKAMFAWLLFGLLIKLGRLVEERPETGPEDIHSERFRRLNTLIEGHYRQHQAVEFYAQELCTTPASLSRTCKQVADKNITDLLYDRLILEAQRMLIYSSVPVSLIAYDLGFNDPAYFSRFFRRRVGLSPTAFREQRDGIHGINS comes from the coding sequence ATGAATTCAGCGCAATCCAGTAGAGCAACCGATGGCAACGCCAAATCACCATCCGGTACGTATCAGCGAATTTCCCGCTACACCCTGTACAGCGAGGCGCCGTCCGCCAGTGACCCGGAGTTTGTCCACATTGAGGATATTCCCAGCCGGGCCAGACTGTTCGACTGGGCCATCAATATTCATACCCATCCGAATATGTTCCAACTGGTCTTTGTCCACACCGGTTCAGTGCGGATATTTATTGATGGCCAGGAAGAAAACCACAGTGCGCCGGTGATTATCTCGGTACCTGCCGGGGTGGTGCATGGTTTCGAATTTGAACGCGAAGCCACCGAAGGCTGCGTGATTACCGTCTCCCGCCTGCTGATTCAGGACGACCAGTTTGCCCGCCAGTTTCCGTTCGAACAGGAATTACTGCAAACCGCCCGTATTATCAACCTGACCCACCACCCGAAGGATCTGGCCTTTATCGACCAGACGGCCCTGCAATTGACGGATGAGTATCAGGGTAATGCCATTGGCAAAAAAGCCATGTTTGCCTGGCTACTATTCGGTTTACTGATCAAGCTGGGGCGTCTGGTCGAAGAGCGTCCGGAAACCGGCCCGGAAGATATTCACAGCGAACGCTTCCGCCGCCTGAACACCCTGATCGAAGGGCACTATCGCCAACACCAGGCGGTCGAGTTTTATGCGCAGGAACTGTGCACCACCCCGGCCAGCCTGAGCCGTACTTGCAAGCAGGTGGCCGACAAGAACATCACCGACCTGCTCTACGACCGCCTGATACTGGAAGCCCAGCGTATGCTGATTTATTCCTCAGTGCCGGTTTCACTGATCGCCTATGATCTGGGGTTTAATGACCCGGCCTATTTTTCGCGCTTTTTTCGCCGCCGGGTTGGCCTGTCGCCAACCGCATTCCGGGAACAAAGGGATGGTATTCATGGTATAAACTCGTAA
- a CDS encoding Gfo/Idh/MocA family oxidoreductase has product MRLCVAGAAGAFGQKHLDAVANIEGAEVVSVVGTRPDVIKQVAEERGIPHYCTDLAEALARDDVDGVLLATPTSMHASQAIQCLEAGKHVMVEIPMADNIEDSRKLVEVQQRTGLVAMSGQTRRFNPSHQWIHNKIQAGELNVQQMDVQTYFFRRTNTNAKGQARSWTDHLLWHHACHTVDLFQYQTGETCSKVQALQGPIHPDLGIAMDMSIGLKVPSGAICTLSLSFNNEGPFGTFFRYICDQGTYIARYDDLVDGYENPIDLSGVTVSNNGIELQDREFIAAVKEGREPNSSVAQVLPAMETLDKLEQLLEAE; this is encoded by the coding sequence ATGAGATTATGTGTTGCAGGTGCCGCCGGCGCCTTTGGCCAGAAACACCTGGACGCGGTCGCCAACATTGAAGGCGCTGAAGTGGTATCCGTTGTCGGTACCCGTCCCGACGTCATCAAACAGGTAGCAGAAGAACGTGGCATTCCACACTACTGTACCGACCTGGCTGAAGCCCTGGCCCGTGACGACGTTGACGGCGTACTGCTGGCAACACCGACCAGCATGCATGCCTCCCAGGCGATCCAGTGTCTGGAAGCCGGCAAGCATGTGATGGTTGAAATTCCGATGGCCGATAACATCGAAGACTCTCGCAAGCTGGTTGAAGTGCAGCAGCGTACCGGCCTGGTCGCCATGTCTGGCCAGACCCGTCGTTTTAACCCGTCTCACCAGTGGATTCACAACAAGATCCAGGCCGGTGAGCTGAACGTTCAACAGATGGATGTACAAACCTACTTCTTCCGTCGTACCAACACCAATGCCAAGGGTCAGGCACGTTCCTGGACCGACCACTTGCTGTGGCACCACGCCTGTCACACCGTTGACCTGTTCCAGTATCAGACCGGTGAAACTTGCAGCAAGGTTCAGGCGCTACAAGGTCCGATTCATCCAGATCTGGGCATTGCCATGGACATGAGCATTGGCCTGAAAGTACCCAGCGGTGCAATCTGTACCCTGTCGCTGTCGTTTAACAACGAAGGCCCATTCGGTACTTTCTTCCGCTACATCTGTGACCAGGGCACCTACATCGCCCGTTACGATGACCTGGTAGATGGCTACGAAAACCCGATCGACCTGTCAGGCGTTACCGTATCCAACAACGGTATTGAACTGCAGGATCGTGAATTCATCGCCGCCGTCAAAGAAGGCCGTGAGCCTAACTCTTCTGTTGCCCAGGTTCTGCCCGCAATGGAAACTCTGGATAAGCTGGAACAGTTGCTGGAAGCCGAATAA
- a CDS encoding circularly permuted type 2 ATP-grasp protein, translated as MSPTVSPAPGPDSDELIYRHNPALQDEAVDANGELRPHWSYLLDSLKELGSASFDERQTKALRILRDDGATYNIYSDSSTPSHTWNMDLVPYVIGSDEWGRIEAGLLERAELFNLLLRDLYGNRDLIRSGVIPPDALFCHRGFLRACNGIHLPGDHDLILHSVDLVRGADGQMMAIGDRAQSPSGAGYSLENRNVMSRVFPSLFRDSHVHRLAAFFQRLRSKLNSLSPNTSTPRVAVMTPGAHNETYFEHAYLANYLGFHLVQSDDLVVRNGFLWMKSLDGLSRVDVLLRRVDDWFCDPVELRGDSRLGVANLLEVVRAGNVVVANPLGSGVLENPVFLRFLPGIAKHLLGRELRLPSVETRWCGLDEDRAYVLDHLHELVIKPVYRNLDNRSLYGPELGQEETRILKARIEADPTQYVAQPVMEASHVPSFVDGVLKPRPVILRSFAVATDTSYTVMPGGLTRIGHGERSFMISSQTGSKSKDTWVIASEPERLAHDEQLDEPVSREADLISLPSRVVENLFWMGRYAERAEAALRILRTAFMMLNGEERISDITQHQLLHAVSMITATPSRSTDDQTAEEALRGIIENGSVLRSISGNLNAMLYCADETKELLSSDTYRVINDIRDALNMLGISFSGSLASAPEEALDPLVTALMALSGLTQESMIRGFGWRFMDMGRRLERGYQIAIAIDSLIVPVLSESDQSKLCEALLLSLEALISYRRRYRARVGIQTSLDLVMMDPTNPRSLMYQVEQLRQHIRALPKTPTQMHELAADERRILECETLLKLSSLAELSKADGFQRSHLDEQMKKIASQLSGLSEMITDKYFDHREASQQLVNSTWESI; from the coding sequence ATGTCGCCGACCGTGTCACCGGCTCCAGGGCCAGACAGCGATGAACTGATCTACCGCCATAATCCGGCACTTCAGGATGAAGCCGTCGATGCCAATGGAGAGCTGCGTCCGCACTGGTCCTATCTTCTCGACAGTCTGAAAGAGCTGGGGTCTGCTTCATTTGATGAGCGCCAGACCAAGGCGCTGCGTATTTTGCGGGACGATGGCGCGACCTATAACATCTACAGTGATTCCAGTACGCCATCTCATACCTGGAATATGGATCTGGTTCCCTACGTTATTGGCAGTGATGAGTGGGGACGGATTGAAGCCGGTCTGCTGGAACGGGCAGAGCTGTTTAATCTGCTGTTACGGGATCTTTATGGTAATCGGGATCTGATTCGCTCAGGGGTGATTCCCCCTGACGCACTGTTTTGCCATCGTGGTTTTTTACGCGCTTGTAATGGCATCCACTTGCCGGGTGACCACGATCTGATTTTGCACTCGGTTGATCTGGTGCGTGGTGCAGATGGCCAGATGATGGCGATTGGCGATCGTGCCCAAAGCCCGAGTGGTGCTGGCTATTCACTGGAAAACCGCAACGTGATGTCGCGGGTGTTTCCGAGTCTGTTCCGCGACAGCCATGTACACCGGCTGGCGGCCTTTTTTCAGCGCCTGCGTTCCAAACTGAATTCCCTGTCACCCAATACCAGTACGCCACGTGTTGCGGTCATGACACCCGGTGCGCATAACGAAACCTACTTTGAACACGCCTACCTGGCTAATTACCTGGGTTTTCATCTGGTTCAAAGTGACGATCTGGTCGTTCGTAACGGCTTTTTATGGATGAAGTCGCTGGATGGCCTGAGCCGGGTAGACGTCTTGTTACGCCGGGTGGATGACTGGTTCTGTGATCCGGTTGAATTGCGTGGTGACTCCCGCCTCGGAGTCGCCAACCTGCTTGAAGTGGTTCGGGCTGGTAATGTCGTCGTGGCTAACCCGCTTGGTTCCGGGGTATTGGAAAACCCGGTTTTTTTACGCTTTTTACCCGGTATCGCCAAACACTTGTTGGGCCGTGAGCTACGTTTGCCATCGGTAGAAACACGCTGGTGTGGTCTTGATGAGGATCGTGCCTATGTACTGGATCACTTGCACGAACTGGTGATCAAGCCGGTGTACCGCAATCTGGATAACCGCAGTCTTTATGGACCAGAACTGGGGCAGGAAGAAACCCGAATACTGAAAGCCCGGATTGAAGCTGATCCAACCCAATACGTTGCCCAGCCAGTGATGGAAGCCTCCCACGTCCCTTCTTTTGTGGACGGCGTACTCAAACCCCGTCCGGTTATCCTGCGCAGTTTTGCGGTAGCAACGGACACGTCTTACACCGTTATGCCGGGCGGGTTGACGCGCATTGGTCATGGCGAACGTTCGTTTATGATCTCCAGCCAAACCGGTTCCAAGAGCAAAGACACTTGGGTTATTGCTTCTGAACCGGAACGCCTGGCCCACGATGAGCAGCTGGATGAGCCGGTCAGTCGTGAAGCCGACCTGATCAGCCTGCCCAGCCGCGTGGTGGAAAACCTGTTCTGGATGGGGCGTTATGCCGAGCGTGCAGAAGCGGCCCTGCGGATACTGCGTACGGCCTTTATGATGCTGAATGGCGAAGAGCGTATCAGCGATATAACCCAGCATCAGCTACTGCATGCCGTCTCCATGATCACCGCGACGCCGTCACGTTCCACCGATGACCAGACCGCAGAAGAAGCTCTGCGGGGCATTATCGAAAATGGTTCGGTACTGCGCAGCATTTCCGGCAACCTTAATGCGATGCTTTATTGCGCCGATGAAACCAAGGAACTGTTGTCGTCGGATACTTACCGCGTTATCAACGACATTCGTGATGCCTTGAACATGCTGGGTATCAGCTTTTCTGGCAGCCTCGCATCGGCGCCGGAAGAAGCACTCGACCCGCTGGTGACCGCGCTGATGGCTCTTTCCGGTCTGACCCAGGAAAGCATGATTCGTGGTTTCGGCTGGCGTTTTATGGATATGGGAAGACGTCTCGAACGGGGTTACCAGATCGCGATTGCAATCGACAGTCTGATTGTACCGGTATTGTCCGAGTCGGATCAGAGCAAACTGTGTGAAGCATTATTGCTGTCGCTGGAAGCCCTGATCAGTTATCGCCGCCGTTACCGTGCCCGTGTCGGCATCCAGACGAGTCTGGATCTGGTGATGATGGATCCGACCAATCCGCGTTCCTTGATGTATCAGGTGGAACAATTGCGGCAGCATATTCGGGCGCTGCCGAAAACACCAACCCAGATGCACGAGTTGGCCGCCGATGAGCGCCGGATTCTTGAGTGTGAAACGCTGCTCAAATTATCGTCGCTGGCTGAACTGAGTAAAGCCGACGGATTCCAGCGCAGTCACCTGGATGAGCAAATGAAAAAGATCGCCAGCCAGCTGAGTGGCTTGAGTGAAATGATTACTGACAAATACTTTGATCACCGGGAAGCCTCACAGCAACTGGTTAACAGTACCTGGGAAAGTATCTAG
- a CDS encoding aldo/keto reductase: protein MTTLKTEFNNPGIGLGCMNLSHAYGVPLPEDEAIKALHAAFDMGYRHFDTATLYGGGKNELLLGKALKTLRNDIFLASKGGMQIGEQSGVKEINGAPATLRKQVENSLRRLQVEHIDLYYLHRLDPNTAIEASVGALAEMVKEGKIGAIGLSEVSADTLRKAHAVHPIAALQTEYSLWSRNAEIAVLQATKELGTAFVAFSPVARGFLANGLQDVDSLEPKDIRRNMPRFYPENFAANLKLLEQYHQIATTVGCTPAQLALAWVCAQGDHIVPIPGTRSVAHMQENLQTQDITLSADIIRQLNLLINQTTVTGSRYSPAQQVEIDTEEFSS from the coding sequence ATGACCACGCTGAAGACTGAATTTAACAACCCCGGTATCGGTCTGGGTTGTATGAACCTGTCCCATGCCTATGGTGTTCCGCTCCCGGAAGACGAAGCCATCAAGGCATTACATGCCGCGTTTGATATGGGCTATCGCCATTTTGATACCGCCACCTTGTATGGTGGTGGCAAGAACGAACTGCTGCTGGGCAAGGCCCTGAAAACGCTGCGCAACGATATTTTTCTGGCATCCAAAGGCGGCATGCAGATCGGCGAGCAAAGCGGCGTCAAGGAAATCAATGGCGCTCCAGCCACCTTGCGCAAACAGGTCGAAAACAGTCTGCGGCGCTTGCAGGTTGAACACATCGACCTCTATTACCTGCACCGTCTTGATCCGAACACAGCGATCGAAGCATCGGTTGGGGCACTGGCCGAGATGGTAAAAGAAGGCAAAATTGGTGCGATCGGCCTGTCTGAAGTCTCCGCCGACACCCTGCGCAAGGCCCATGCGGTACACCCGATTGCAGCGTTACAAACCGAATACTCGCTGTGGAGCCGTAACGCCGAAATCGCCGTATTGCAAGCCACTAAAGAGTTGGGTACCGCCTTTGTTGCCTTCTCTCCGGTAGCGCGTGGCTTCCTCGCCAATGGCCTGCAGGACGTGGACTCACTGGAGCCGAAGGATATTCGCCGTAATATGCCGCGCTTTTATCCAGAGAACTTTGCTGCCAACCTCAAGCTGCTGGAACAGTACCACCAGATTGCCACCACGGTTGGTTGTACGCCTGCGCAATTGGCACTGGCCTGGGTTTGCGCTCAAGGCGACCATATCGTCCCCATTCCCGGGACACGCTCAGTGGCCCACATGCAAGAAAACCTGCAAACCCAAGACATTACCCTGTCTGCCGACATCATCCGCCAGCTGAACCTGCTGATCAATCAGACCACCGTCACCGGCAGCCGCTACAGCCCGGCCCAGCAGGTTGAAATTGATACCGAAGAATTCAGCAGCTGA
- a CDS encoding transglutaminase N-terminal domain-containing protein, with protein sequence MLYRIRHTTEYVYHSRVSHCYNMAHVTPRDTLRQQCLSTRVDVLPGAAFTSNRSDYFGNNAYHFEIQKPHKKLVITSTSEVRTGVQKAAPDLEFGISCRDALEAMSSSRAPEVLLAREFLLDSPMLKSSQILQEFAANLFEDDKPLLTAVMALTSKIYQEFEYSPASTTIATPLQEVLDTRRGVCQDFAHLQIAILRSLGFAARYVSGYLETLPPPGQEKMVGADATHAWLAVYAPGEGWFEYDPTNNCMAHEQHIVTAWGRDFYDVTPVCGVIYGGGSNPVLRVAVDVTRLT encoded by the coding sequence GTGTTATATCGAATCCGTCATACCACAGAATATGTTTATCACAGTCGGGTATCCCACTGTTACAACATGGCCCATGTCACACCTCGGGATACCTTGCGACAGCAATGTTTATCGACACGTGTTGATGTGCTGCCAGGTGCTGCATTTACCTCCAATCGCAGTGATTATTTTGGCAATAACGCCTACCACTTTGAAATTCAGAAGCCGCACAAGAAACTGGTGATTACATCCACCAGCGAAGTACGGACGGGAGTACAAAAAGCGGCACCCGACCTGGAGTTTGGAATCAGTTGTCGTGATGCTCTTGAGGCGATGAGCAGCTCCCGTGCTCCAGAAGTGTTATTGGCGCGGGAGTTTCTGCTGGATTCACCGATGCTCAAGTCATCGCAAATCTTGCAAGAATTTGCCGCTAATCTGTTTGAAGATGACAAGCCGCTACTGACTGCTGTCATGGCGCTGACCAGTAAAATTTACCAGGAATTTGAATATTCACCGGCATCCACCACCATTGCGACGCCGTTGCAGGAAGTCCTGGATACCCGCAGAGGTGTCTGTCAGGACTTCGCCCACCTGCAAATTGCCATTCTGCGCTCACTGGGGTTTGCGGCCCGCTATGTCTCCGGTTATCTGGAAACCCTGCCGCCGCCAGGGCAAGAAAAAATGGTTGGGGCTGATGCCACACACGCCTGGTTAGCGGTTTATGCACCCGGTGAGGGGTGGTTTGAATACGACCCTACCAATAACTGTATGGCACATGAACAGCATATTGTGACGGCCTGGGGACGGGACTTCTATGACGTGACGCCGGTGTGCGGGGTGATCTACGGTGGCGGCAGTAATCCAGTGCTACGGGTTGCGGTCGATGTAACACGCCTGACCTGA
- a CDS encoding peroxiredoxin family protein, whose translation MKLTAPCSPIDFSSKDIYGNPIRLSHYAGKKILLAFFRDAACPFCNLRLYELTNQYKTLQAANVEVIAVFSSTAEEVRHFVARHPRPFILLSDPDLQLYERYGIEQSAMAIVKAILLRLPRIVSGLLKGGTGDTKNPHIKLVPADFLISEQGEIQLAWYGRHTSDHIPMKTLEQFAAGTLGSRR comes from the coding sequence ATGAAACTCACTGCCCCATGTTCTCCCATTGATTTTTCTTCTAAAGATATTTACGGCAATCCCATTCGTCTGAGCCATTACGCCGGGAAAAAGATTCTGCTGGCCTTTTTTCGTGATGCCGCCTGCCCTTTCTGCAACCTGCGCCTTTATGAACTCACCAACCAATACAAAACCTTGCAAGCCGCCAACGTTGAAGTTATCGCCGTATTCAGCTCAACCGCAGAAGAAGTCAGACATTTTGTTGCTCGTCATCCGCGTCCCTTTATTTTGTTGAGCGACCCCGATCTGCAACTGTACGAACGTTATGGTATCGAGCAATCTGCCATGGCCATCGTCAAAGCCATACTGTTACGCTTGCCCCGTATCGTCAGTGGCTTGCTGAAAGGTGGCACTGGCGATACGAAGAATCCTCATATCAAACTGGTGCCTGCCGATTTCCTGATTTCGGAGCAAGGAGAAATCCAGCTCGCCTGGTACGGCCGCCACACCAGCGACCATATCCCGATGAAAACGCTGGAGCAATTTGCCGCTGGGACGCTCGGCTCCCGCCGTTAG